The Alteromonas mediterranea DE genome contains the following window.
TATCGAGCTTTGTTATTCCCAGTCTTGGTATTATTTTACCGATAGTGCTTTGGATTGCACATAAAGATCAAAACGAAGATATTAACCAGCATGGCAGAGTGACCGCTAATTGGCTACTGAGCTTACTCGTTTACTCAGTAATTTGCTTTATTCTCACCTTCATTATCATCGGGGCACTTGGGTTTATCGCACTTGGCTTGCTGAACGTTATCTTTGCCATTGTAGCAGCGGTAAAAGCAAACAAAGGGGAACTTTGGGTTTATCCTTTGAGTTTTC
Protein-coding sequences here:
- a CDS encoding DUF4870 domain-containing protein; the protein is MSTEAPLYWGLNARSYCTLIHVSQLSSFVIPSLGIILPIVLWIAHKDQNEDINQHGRVTANWLLSLLVYSVICFILTFIIIGALGFIALGLLNVIFAIVAAVKANKGELWVYPLSFQFIKR